A single window of Rhizobium sp. SL42 DNA harbors:
- a CDS encoding DUF808 domain-containing protein: MATGLLALLDDVAAIAKLAAASLDDVATQTAKAGAKAAGVVIDDAAVTPRYVVGLSPARELPIIGKIALGSFKNKLLFLLPAALFLGYFAPWSITPLLMLGGLYLCYEGAEKLYEVVMPHSAHEHETAMHGNMDPVSLEDQKVSGAIRTDFILSAEIMALTLANVALSNIYTQAAVLASVGILITVAVYGVVALIVKADDVGLALARSPLGLMQVVGRGLVAGVPAFLKALAMIGTAAMLWVGGSILVHGMAELGFHAPEHLIETLAGGVGSASAYLQGALQWIATSAVQAVFGIVVGGMAIIAIQVAAPVIRRFG, encoded by the coding sequence ATGGCCACTGGACTTCTCGCACTTCTCGACGATGTTGCAGCCATCGCCAAGCTTGCTGCCGCGTCACTGGACGATGTTGCCACGCAAACTGCAAAAGCAGGGGCAAAGGCGGCAGGTGTGGTGATCGATGACGCGGCAGTCACGCCAAGATATGTGGTCGGCCTCTCTCCAGCGCGCGAACTGCCGATCATCGGAAAGATCGCGCTTGGATCATTCAAAAACAAGCTCTTGTTCCTGCTTCCGGCCGCACTGTTCCTTGGATACTTCGCGCCGTGGTCAATCACACCGTTGCTGATGCTGGGTGGTTTGTATCTTTGCTACGAAGGGGCGGAGAAGCTTTACGAAGTCGTAATGCCGCACAGTGCTCATGAACATGAGACGGCTATGCACGGCAACATGGATCCGGTTTCCCTGGAAGATCAGAAAGTCTCCGGCGCGATCAGGACCGATTTCATTCTCTCGGCGGAGATCATGGCCTTAACGCTCGCCAATGTCGCATTATCCAATATCTACACACAGGCAGCCGTCCTGGCATCCGTCGGAATCCTCATCACTGTTGCGGTCTATGGTGTCGTCGCACTGATCGTAAAGGCGGATGACGTCGGTCTGGCACTTGCTCGTTCCCCGCTCGGCTTAATGCAGGTAGTCGGACGTGGACTTGTTGCCGGCGTCCCTGCTTTCCTGAAAGCCCTTGCAATGATCGGAACCGCTGCCATGCTCTGGGTCGGGGGAAGCATTCTTGTTCATGGGATGGCCGAACTGGGCTTTCACGCACCTGAACACCTGATCGAGACGTTAGCGGGCGGTGTCGGCTCGGCTTCCGCCTACCTGCAGGGTGCATTGCAATGGATCGCGACGTCTGCGGTTCAGGCTGTGTT